The DNA region GATTAAAGCTAGGCGTACGGCATATATTGCCCTGTTTGCAACTGTGTTTCTTTTTTCTCATGCCGCGAGCGCGCAGAATCTAGGATTCTACGAGAAGATCGCGGAAGATAGTTTGACATCAACGTATGAACTTGTATGGTCGACCTTTGATTCTGGCGCCTACAATGAGCCAATCCTCCCCGGCGATTTCCTTTTGCCCCCCCCCGGATGAAAATGGTTGTGTGGAAGGTCTTTGTCCTTTTTCGGCTGGGATCGAGGAGCTTGATAGAATCATCGTTGTGGCGAAGCGACCAGCGTTTATGGTGTGGGGGTTTGTCAGCAGCGGCGGTGGCGGAACCAGGGTCGGGAGGGATGAGCAATTCGGTGGGCTGGGCAGTGGTGGGCCACTTGGATATGTCAGGATTGGGAATATTGCAATAACTGCTCAGCAGCTCGCAGATCTTGCCAATAGCGTACACCAGCTGACCATTGATTGGGCACTTGTAGATATTCAAACCTTTCGGCAAACAGGGCTTCACCATCCCAACCCCATTGGCTCGATGATTCCATGGCAAGTTGCACAAGTGAACTGGAATCTCTATGGGGCGGCAAACCCCAATTTTTCTGATCAAGACGTATTCGATAACTTCATTGATGCGCTCATTAATCCGTGACTGTCGCAGGATGGATTGGAGTTATGCTCTTGACGCGTAATGATGGATTGAGGTTTTTGGAATGAATGACTCAACTAAAGCAAAATTCAGAATGGTTAGAATTGGGTTGCTCAGCCTAGGCTTGGTTACAGCCATCACCCTCGGGTGGTGGCTGACCTTCGAGCCTCAAGGTTTGACAGGCAAGCACGAATCGCTTCTCGTGGAGCCAGTTCCAAATGATGCTGACGAACAGATTGGCATGGTGGATTCCTTGGGATCGGCGGAAGATTCATTAGGCTTCAAGCGAAGGGTGGTCACGACGACGGATGAAGTTCGGCAAGTTCAGCCTGGCCCTGACCCATTCTCCAGCGGGGAGCGGCTTGTCGAAATATTTGCTCAGGCTAGTTCCCTATACGGATGGACTGATCGTGAGGAGCGCGCCAATCTCGCGCAATGGGCTCGGTACTGTGAAAAGGCAGAACCCTATTCAAGGGCGACTGTCCGGGTTGATGAACTTCGCAAAGTTGTGCCTGGCTCGGATGAATTGGTAAATTTTGCCCGCTTGTGTGCCGGTTTCTCGGAGGAAATCATTCTTGGGTTTGAGGGCCGGTCGTCGGGTGACGTCGAGGAATTTCCATCGCACGAGTATCAAAGTCGTGTGCTTGAACGAGATGAGATTCGTGAGCTACACCACGCGAATTCCACTGACTATGCTCTCGAATTAGTCATGAACCGACTGGACCAGGCACTGAAGCGGATCGATGAAAATGGGGTGCACGGTGCTCTTGGTGCAATGATAATGAGTGGTTCAGAACTCATTGCACCGCCAATCTCCAGTGACCCCGACACGTTGGTCTACTATACACCGATGATGACATGGTTGGTTGGTAAGGCGCTGATCTGCGCAGAATTAGGTGGCTGTCGTGGGCAGCACCATCCGATGGTGTTGCGGCACTGCGTGTCAATGATTGAGTCGAGCCCCGGTTGCTACCAACCAATTGATATTTTTGATGCCATCTATCAAACCTCCACACCGATTGAGTATAAGGCGTTTACTGCGTTTTATGAACAGGTCGCAACTCAATTGGCGATGTACCGTCGCCGTTGATTTGGTCGTTGGCCAGCCTGCCCCCCCCGATGTTTCCGAGCACCAAGTTGCCGCCCAGAGATGATATTCGGAGGTCCGAGTGGGTGCAGTATCTCGTAGGCGTAAAGGAAGTATAGACGCCCTGCCTTCGGCTTCCGACAACCCGAGGCCATTGCCCGCTGGCGCCGCAGTCCGGTTGCGCTGCAGTCGGTCCGGATAGCACCAGTGCCGTTGCACGTTGAGAGCCCTGCATGCCCGCACTATTGAGCGACAATTACTTTGGCCGGTGGACGACAACTATTTTGGCCGGTTGCCACTAAGCTTGGCCGCTTGTTCAGTTGACCCGGAAAGGGGTTTTGGATGGCGGCAGCGAAAAACCAGGACACCCAGGATTCTGATGGCTGATGCAGCGCAAAGGCGGGTGGCTGGGCGTTGAAATTCTCCTAGAGTTCGCTCGGAACCGCCGAGATTGGGCGTTTTGAGCCTTTGGGAGGTCAGTTGGGTTCGAAACTTTGCACGGGCTGGCGTCCGGTGCATGCCAGAGATTCTGGGTCAGATTAAAGGGGGCTACCAGGGTAGGGGGTGCTCCCGCAGCTTCTGGAGTGCGAATTCCCCGGAAACACCTTTCATCCAACGCTGACCCAGTTCGGCGGCCTTCAGCATCAGTGATTCGGCCGAACCGATCGCGCGGTAATAGTTGCTCTCTGTCCCCTGGACGCGCTCCATCCACTCGGCTGGATGTTTGGCTACGCTCCAGAGACTTTCCGGCGGCATTTCTTCAGTCGCGGAGAGTTTGCCGCGCTTGTCGGGATGGGCCTGGAGCCCGGTCCAGCGGACCAGGTCGATGTGGTTGGATTCTGTCAGATCCGAGAGGGTGTCTGCGTCGAGCCCGGCGACCGGTTTGAGTGCCTTCTCCTGAGACCCTGTGCCCAAAGCCTGTGCAATGGCCGATTGAGCTGATTCCAGTCGGTGCCGGACCGAGGTGTGCGCGGAGTCGCGAAGCGTCTCGCACATCCCGGCCTGAACCGGATTGAGATCGACGTAGGCCATACACGACAGAACCGCCTGCTGGTCGAGCAATGCCTGACACTTGAAGCGTCCCTCCCAGAATCTTCCCGAACATCCATCCTCGCGATTGGCCCAACGAGCAATGGGTTCGTTGAGCGCCCGCATGAACCAGCTGATAGAACCGAGGCGCTGACGAATGACGTCAAGTCTCTCGGCGTTCGCAAGAAGTGCGAGGGTGGCTCGCTCCACGCAGGCTGGATCGTCACGATCACTAATGGAGCCGGGAAAGATGGACAGCCAGCGTTCAGCAACCTCTCGATCGGGCCATTGCCAGGGCGCACGGGGATCGCTACGCAAAACCGCATGGAAATGATTGCTCATGACCGCGTATGCATAAACGGACACCGCGAAGGACTTCGCCAGCTTGAAGATCCGATCCTAGATCCACGCATAACGGCATTCCGCACTCGCTTCTTCCGCCAGTCGCGGAAACCGCAACTGCTCCATTGCCTATGCTGGCGCCGATGCTCGAAGTTCTTACCGGTTAACTGGTCCACGCCACACAGAAAGGCGCGGCGCACGCACCGACTCACGCAATGGTAGAAGCCAGGCTCTTCATCGCTGACCAGTTGGCTGCGTGGATACGTCATGCGCCAATGATGGCGTGAGATCGGGAGCCGAAAAATCCTCAGATTGCCGCTTAGTGCTGTAGGAAATTTCGTGTAAATCGTGGGTGTCCCGGTTCTCTTCCTTTGTCGGATTTGCCAAGCGATCCGGCCTGGAAAGGCCACAATCCCGAACGTCAGGCACACTGATATCCGGCACGGACGGTGCAGGTCGGATTCAAGTTGAGATCGACTGTCAGATAGGTCGTTCTCGGAGAAACTTTCTGGCCACCTCACCGGCCACGCCCCTCATCCACACTTGGCCCAGTTCCTCAGCCTTGGCCATCAGCGCTTCGGCCGAGCCGATGGCGCGGCGCGCTTTTCTTCGCTCAGTTGGCGGAAGTCGGTCATGGTGTCAGACCATTGGGGATCAAGCCCGGCCGTTGGCTTAATTCACGATACCGGACGCTTAGCGCAACAGCAAAACCGGAATGGTGCTACTGCGGAGCACGGCGGTGGTGGTGCTGCCGACGATCAGGTGGCGGATGCGGGAGTGACCGTAGGCGCCCATGACCAGCAGGCCGATGTCGAGCTCGCCGATCTGTTCGGTGATGATCTGCTCGGCGTTGCCGGGCTGGATGATGGTTTCCGGTTCGAAACCGGCCTGTTCGAGTTCGGTACGGGCCCATGCCAATGCTTCGGTCAGCGCCGCCGTCTCGTCGCCGGCCACGATCAGGTGACAGGGCAGGCCCTTGAGCAAGGGACTCATGCAGACCATTTCCACACACTTGCGCGTTGTGGCGCTGCCGTCAAAGGCAATCGCGAAGCGTTCGACGGCCTGGAACTTGCGGGAGGTCACCAGCAGCGGGCGATGGACGCTGCGCACCACGCGCTCGAGGTTGGCACCGAGATGACCGGTGTTGAAGTCGGCCGCTTCACCCCGCTTGCCGATCACGAACAAGCGCACGTTGTCTTCCAGCTCGGTCAGGGCCTGGGCGAGCGGGCCATGACGTTGCTGGCCGTCGGGATTGATCGCGCCGGCATCGCTGGCGCGCTGACGCGCCTGTTCGAGCAGTGCCCGACCCCGGCGCATGGCCAGGCGGGCCTGTTTGGCATCGAGTTCAGCAAGTTCTTCGAGCAGTTCGACACCGGTATCCATGCCGATATTGCCGCTGAAATCGGCCCGTGCCGGTCGGGCGGGCTTTCGATCCAGTACATGCAGGCAAACCAGGTCGGCAGCCAGTCGTCGCGAAGCCCAGGCGGCGTGGTCGACCACCGACTCGGTATAGGCGGAGGCATCGAGGCAGGCCATGACCTTGCCGTCGGTGGGGATGATGTAGGCGGGTTTGCTCATGGTATGGCTCCGGTCAGTGGCCCAGCAGCTTCTCGGCGTCGGGTTTGTCATGCACGCCGAGTCGATCGACCATGGTCCGGCTCGCCTCGTTCATGCCCACAAGGTCAATCTCGACGCCTTCACGTCGAAACTTCAGGATGACACGATCGAGTGCACCAACGGCGCTCAGGTCCCAGAAATGGGCCGAGCTGACATCGATCCTGACCCGTTCGATCACTTCACGGAAGTCGAAGGCGGCGAGGAAGTCGCTGGCCGAAGCGAAGAACACCTGGCCGGTGACGGTGTAGCGGCGGGTTTCGCCGTCATCTTCCAAAGACTTTTCGACCACCAGAACCTGGCTGACCTTGCGCGCAAAACCCAGCGCCGACAACAGCACTCCGGTCAGCACCCCCTTGGCGAGATCGTGGGTGGCGACGGTCACCACCACGGTGCCGATCATCACCAGGCTGGAGGTTTTGGGGTGGTGCTTGAGGTCGATGATGGAGCGCCAGCTGAAGGTGCCGATCGAGACCATGATCATGACCGCCACCAGGGCGGCCATCGGGATCATGCCGACATAGTCGCTCAGAAAGACCACCATCAGCAGCAGAAAGACGCCGGCCACCAGGCTGGACAGGCGGCCGCGGCCACCGGACTTCACGTTGATCACCGACTGGCCGATCATGGCGCAACCGGCCATGCCACCGAAAAAACCGGAGACGATGTTGGCCACGCCCTGGCCCTTGGCTTCGCGGTGCTTGTCGCTGGACGTGTCGGTCAGGTCATCGACGATCTGGGCGGTCAGGAAGGACTCCAGCAGGCCAACCACCGTCAGGGTCAGCGACACCGGCAGGATGATCCACAGCGTTTCCAGGGTCCAGGGGATGTCCGGGAGGAGGAAAGTGGGCAGGGCATCGGGCAGATCACCCTTGTCACCCACCGTCGGCACCTGGATGCCGAAGGCCACGGCCGCCAGGGTCAGGAATACGATCGCGATGAGCGGCGAGGGAATGGCCCGGGTCAGTCGCGGCAGCCCGTAGATGATGACCAGGCCGGCCACCACCATCGGGTAGACCGCGGCCGGCACGTTGATCAACTCCGGAATCTGGGCCAGGAAGATCAGGATCGCGAGCGCGTTGACAAAGCCGGTGACCACCGAGCGCGAGACGAAGCGCATCAGCTCGGCCACCTTGAAATAGCCGGCGATGATCTGCAACACGCCGGTCAGCAGCGTGGCAGCGAGCAGGTATTCCAGGCCATGATCGCGAACCAGGGTCACCATCAACAACGCCATGGCCCCGGTCGCGGCCGAGATCATGCCCGGTCGCCCGCCGGTGAAGGAAATCACCACGGCAATACAAAACGAGGCATACAGGCCGACCTTGGGGTCGACCCCGGCGATCAGAGAGAATGCGATGGCCTCCGGAATCAGAGCCAGGGCCACGACCAGACCCGCCAGTACGTCGGCGCGGACGTTCGAGAACCAGTCCCGACGCACGGAATACAGAAAACTCATGGGCAAACAACCTTGGGAGTCGACCAGGCACTTGCCGGGCGACAGAATCTCGAAAGCAACGTCAACAGCCGGGCCGAACCGGGGCCGGAAAGGCGGAACACGAGCGGAGTGCGCGGATTATACAGAATATATGCGGGTGGTTGGGTGTCTGGGTAGAGTTCGACGACGATAACCCGGACGCGGGTTCAACTACGAATCGCAACGGAACCGGCCGCAATTACCAGTTGAGGTGGTGCTACAACCTTGGGCGGCACTCGGCCCAGTACCGTCAGTGTGACAAACTGCCGTGCAGTTTGCCGTGTCCCGTATGGCTAGTCCGGCGAATGCTGGCATTATGCTCAAGCTACGGGAAAGACCAATATGGACCGGCCTAAGATCGTTAATCGGCTGACATTCAGCTTGCTTCTCAGCATCCGCGAACAGCGCAGGCGAGAGCGCAAGGGCGACTTCGCGGAGCGACAAAGCCCTGGAGCGGAGCTGTACGACTGCCGGGTTAATTATGGTATGCAATAGCCGGAATGATTGTCAGTGATTGTCAGTGCCAGGCAAGGCTACGATCTTCGGCGTTTTCGTCATTGGTCGGCAAACCGCGCACCAGCCATTCCATGGTGGCGCCGCGCAGGCCGTTTTCCAAACGCATGATTTCGCAGGTGGACGCTTCACAAACCGGTACGTAACCCCACTGCCTGAGCAAATCGTCGATAAGCACTTGGACCAGTATGTCGCCGCGAGTCAACGCTTGTTCGTGTAGCCCAATCAGAATTTGGTGGGCCTGGTCATGGGCTTGCTCTATGTGGGCGATAACCGCTTCAAGCATGGTCAGCCTGTAGTTCACATACCAACACTCACCATTGGCTGTCTGCTCGGCCGCCTTGACGTATTGATGGGTGGCCTCCAGGTTGCCCATAACCGCGTGGGCCTCGGCCAGCCCGGTGAGCGCCAGGCTTTCCAGCCAGGGGTAATCGGCATCGTGCAGCGCGGGCAATACCGCTTGTAGCTGTGTCAACGCCTGATCGGCTGCGCCGCTACGGGCCAGTAACTCGCCCAGTTCGATGGCGATGGCCCAGCGGTCCGGCACGCTGGTGAGGTCTTCCATACTCTGCGCAACCCACTGCATACGCTCTGTGGCCCGCTGCCGGTCTCCGGCCAGAAGATCTACATGAGCCAGCCCGGCTGCGCCACTAAGTTGTCGCACCAAAGCCTCGGAGTTGCCACAGCGCTCCAGGTTGCGCCGGGCTTCCACCAGCTCTCCCAATGCCAGATAAATGCGGCCACGCAAGCACTCCCGAATCTGAACAATGGCGGGACCGGCCTGGTCCAGGACGGTCTCGTCCAGAACATCCAGGGCATGAACGAACCCCCCACGGCTTAAGTGTGCCGCCGCCCGGAAGTGTTGAACCCAGGCCCGCGCCTCTCCCTGCAACTCGCCCTCGGACAGTTGTTTCAGGCCGGACTGCATGTTGTCGATATCACCACGCAGAAAGGACTCATTGACCGCGTCCAACAAGGCGAACTGGCGCGCGGTGTCACTGCCCATGGCATCGGCCATTGAGGCTGACTGCTCCAGCAAGCGGCGGTAGCGGTCGATATCGCCTTCATGAAAATGGCGATGGGCGATGATGCGCAAGGCGTCGAACTCCAGCATGGTCTGACCTGCGGCACGTGCCCTGGCCAACAAGGTGTCGAGGTCCGCGTCGCTGTTGGATCCGGCCTCACCAAAGCTGGCCATCAGATCGGCTTGCAATGCCAGCAGTTCAGCGCCGGACTGCTTGAGTAGGTCTGCCGCCTGACGGTAGTAGTCGCCATCGATCCGGCCCAGCTTGCGGCCCCTGTCTATGTCGGCCAAGGTCAGCGAGGCCAATCCCCGTTCCAGCATCCAGTTCCTTTCCACGGCCAAATCCAACGCTTGTTCCGCCTGCCGGGCAGCCACGTGCAGGTCGCCGTTCTGCAAGTGCAGATAAGACTTCAATAGTAGCCAACGGAATCGTTCGGCCGGCGGCTCCAAATACCAGCTAGCTGATCGGGCTGAGTCCAGGGCATCGGCTGGCCGACCGTTGAGCATTAGCAACACCGCGCGGTGACGTGCCAGATCAGTGCGTCTGGAATATTGTTCCGTCAGTTGCTCGGCCACCTCCAGCGCCTGCTCGCTTTCCACGCCCAGCGTGCCGGCCCACAACGTGAGGGCCGGATCGATGATATCGGGTGCAGAAACCAGCAGTGCACGCGCTTTCTGCAAGAATTCATGGGCCACCCTCATCTGCCCCGTTGCACCCATGGCACGGGCCAGGTAGAGATGAACCATGGCGCTGCCGGGTGCTTGTTCGGCCAAGTCTTTGCCCTTCTCAAGCACCGCGGACCACTGATGGACCCGCGTAAGCCTATCCAGCTCCACCAGTTGCGCAACTTGGTCTGGCTCCAGGTTGATCGCAGGCCAGTCGCTCCCGGCAGCCTCCGGAACCAACTCGGCGACAATCTTGCTGGCCAACGATTCGACCAGCGTAACCAGTTCGGCCGACCGCCCTTCTACGCGCCAATGTCCACCGTACTGACTGTCGTGGGCCTGGAGGTAGTAGCGCTGGGTGCCATGCGGTAGCGGCCCGGCACTAAGGGTAATCAGTCGGGTGCGGACATGGTGGTCGGAAGCGCTGGAAAAATGCGGCATGTGCAGGCGACGAACGGATGGCACTAGATCCAGTTTCCAGCCCAACCACACTTCCAGTAGACGCGCAGCCTGCGCAACCTCAGTGTGGTGGCCCTCTTCGCCCAGAACAACCAACGCCACCGATTCCGGCAGTGTTTGATCAGACCGCCCCAAGTGATGCAGGGCAACGCTGGCTAGCACCGCCATGCCCACAACAACGGCCGCTGCAGCCAGCCCCAGGTGCCACCCACGCGGTGGGTGGAAAGAGCGCCCTGGCTCTGCCAGCGTATGCTCCGAGCCAACCGCTACTGGTGATTCGGGCGGTTCGAACACGTAGCCGCTGCGCGACACCGTCCGAATCCAGTCGCGGCGTTTGCGGCCCAGCGCTTTGCGCAGCATGGAGACGCTCTGCGTTAGGTTGGCATCGCCCACAACCACCTCACCCCACACTCGGCGCAACAGTTCCTCGCGAGTGTGCAGCACACCGGGCTCGGCGGCAAACAGCAACAGCAGCTCAAACATCCGGCACGGCAACTCCACCTCCTTGCCAGGCCGGACCACTTTGCGGTAACGAAGATCTAGGCACAATTGGCCAATACGCAATTCCACCGTATCGGCCGGCCAAGGTGCCTCAAAGCCAAATCCCATGAAGGCCCCACAGTCGAATCGACTGCTTCGCAGCTTACTCCCTTTGGCGCCTGGCAGCAAATGTGACGGACCTAACGATTAGGCATTGACCATGTGATAGACAGCTCAATGTAGAAAGCTTTGAGAAAGATTTGAGGGGAATTTGTGCGTTTACTGAAGGCGCAAGCCCGGCATGACGGCCTACAAAACACGGATAGCCTCTGCCAAGGCTATGACGGTCCTTCGATACGTTGTCGAAGGGGGAAGCGTCACTTGAGGGAAATCACCAATGAAGCCGATCCCTGCTTTTGGGGCCGGCCGAGCTACTTAAACGTTTTGTAAAAAACGGGAGTTCATTTAGATGAAGAAATGCATTTTATCAGCCCTAGCCGGTGCGAGCTTGCTGGCCCTTGCCAGTATGGCCTCGGCCAACACCAGCACCGAGGGCGGAGTGGAGCTCCACTTCGCTGCAAACCCCATTGAGAAGCAATACATCGTGGTCCTGCACGAGGAGCTTTCCGCATTGGGCTCGGGAGACAACTGGGAAGCTGGCATCGCCAGCGTTGCCGGTCAGATGGCCGCTTCATACAACGCCGAGGTTGTACGCACTTATCGCCATGTACTGCCTGGCTTTGTGGTACGCGCCGACGACGACGCGCTGGAGCAGTTCCTGACTGACTCGCGCATCGCCTATATTGAGGAAGACGGCATCGTCGAGCTGTCACAAAGCACTCAGCCCAATGCCACCTGGGGCCTGGACCGTATCGACCAGCGCGATCGGCCGTTGAACGGCACCTACGTCTACGAGACCACGGCGTCGAATGTGTACACCTATATCGTCGACACTGGAGTACGACCCGGACACAATGACTTCGGCGGTCGGGTTACCAGTGGCTATACGGCGATCAATGACGGCCGAGGCAGCAACGACTGCAACGGTCACGGCACCCATGTGGCCGGCACGGTGGCCGGTTCGACCTGGGGCGTTGCCAAGGCCGCGCACATCGTGCCGGTACGCGTGCTCAACTGCCAGGGCTCCGGCTCCTTTTCCGGCATCATTGCTGGCATGGACTGGGTGGCAGCCAATCACAACAAGCCGGCGGTGGCCAACATGAGCCTGGGCGGTGGCGCCTCCGCGGCCACTGATAGCGCCGTGACGCGCATGCGCAATGCCGGTGTCACCGTGGTGGTGGCGGCCGGCAACGAGAATCAAAGTGCCTGCAACGTCTCGCCGGCACGGTCCTCGGCCGCTATTACCGTGGGTTCCACCACCAGCAATGACAGCCGCTCCGGCTTCTCCAACTGGGGCAATTGCGTGGATATCTTCGCGCCAGGCAGCAACATCACTGCCCCGTGGCACACCAGCAACGCCGCCACCAACACCATCAGCGGTACTTCCATGGCCTCGCCTCATGTTGCCGGCGTCGCCGCGCTATACCTGGCCAACAACCCCGATGCCTCGCCGGCACAGGTGGAAAACGCCGTTTACAGCAATGCCACCACCGGTCGCCTGAGCGGCATCGGCTCGGGCTCACCCAACAGGCTGGTGTACTCGCTGTTCGGCACCACCGACCCGGATCCTGACCCTGATCCGGATCCCGATCCCGATCCTGAACCTAACGAGCTGCAGAACGATGTGCCGGTTACCGACCTGTCGGGCAGCTTGGGTTCGGAAACTTTCTACTTCATTCAAGTACCGCAAGGTGCCGAGAATCTGGAAGTCAGCATCAGCGGCGGTTCCGGCGATGCCGACCTTTACGTCCGTCACGGTTCACCACCGACCATCGCGGACTGGGATTGCCGTCCGTACCGCTGGGGCAACAACGAAACTTGCACCTTCGACAACCCGCAAGCCGGAGTTTGGCACATCATGCTACGCGGCTATGCCTCTTACAGTGGTGTCACTCTGGTTGCCTCGTATGGTCTTGATGAGGATCCAGGAGATCCAGATGACTACGATTATGTCTATCCCGACGGAATCGGAAGCTACCAGCCGGGCGACACAATCGTGCTGGGTAGCGATGACAATCTCTATCGATGCCGGCCGTTCCCGCAGGGTGGCTGGTGCAATGTCAACAGTCCTGCTCACTACGCACCGGGTACCGGCTCCAACTGGCAGGACGCCTGGATCCGACTATAAAACGCCTTTGCTTACCCCGGCCTCGTCACGAGGCCGGGGTGCCTCAATGTGTACGCCCAGCGAAAAAACGAGGTTCTATTGCACTTCCGGTGGGTTCGAAAACCCTCTAAGTATCTGATTTTCATTCTCCATCTCCCGCTCGGGGGTTGAAAATGCATTCCCTTTTCTTTCGACCCAGGTGTTTGTTTTTGCTCGAAGCGATCAGAGAACACTTTGGGGTCAAGTTCGCCCGGCGCGAACTCGAAGCCGTCACACTGGCCGGAAGTGGTAATGCTCTCCGAATCCGTCATTCCAGAAGTTCAGGCGGACATGCGCCGCAAATGCCGTGCAACGAATACCATAGGTATTTCGTTGCCGGTTTAATAGTATCTGGGAAGAGGAAGGCAGCGACGAGGTGATTTCACTGATTGGCGATGATGATCACTCGGCTAAGGCCCGAAGCGTGATTGCCCACCAGGATGAGGCCGACTCTCAGTTTACCGACACCGCCCACTTCGCCAACGTCGACCCCCCCCTCTGTCAGGATAGTTGTCGTCTCCTCTAAAATAGTCTCCAAGAGGGGGCGGACAGGAGCTGACAGTGAAGTATTCAGAAGAACGCAGAAAATCAGTGCTGGCCAAATTGTGCCCACCACATAATCGAACGGTCCGAGAAGTCGCCGCTGAGGAAGGCATTTCTGAGCCGACGGTGTACTTGTGGCGCAAGCAGGCTCGGGAGCGCGGAGAGCTGTACCCCGATGCCGGATCTGACGCCCAGGGCTGGAGTGCTCGGGACAAGTTCGCGGCCGTGATTGAAACGGCTTCGATGAACGAGTCTGAGCGCTCGGAATACTGCCGCAAGCGCGGCCTGTATCCTGAGCAGCTGGCTGCTTGGCGTCGGGCCTGCGAGCAGGCCAACGACTGGGCCGAGGAACGCACCGCCAGCCAAGTGAAGGCTGACCGGGAACAACGCCGGAAGATGCGCGAACTCGAGCGCGATCTGGCACGCAAGGAAAAGGCCCTGGCGGAGACGGCTGCCTTGCTTACCTTGTCAAAAAAAGCCCGGGCGATCTGGGGGGACGGAGAGGACGAATGATCAGCACCCCGGATCGCCAGAAAGCTGTTGAGCTGATCGACGAGGCCAGAACCGCTGGCGCCCGTCTCAGGCCCGCCTGCCAGGTGCTGGGCATCACGGCACGCACTTATCAGCGCTGGACGGCTGATGGCGGCGTGCGCGCCGACAAACGGCCTGAGGCAGTGCGCCCGTTGCCTTCTCACGCGCTCAAGCCTGAAGAACGGCAAGCGATTGTAACGGTCTGCAACGAGCCCGAGCACGCTTCCATGCCGCCGGGCCAGATCGTGCCGAAGTTGGCCGACGAGGGCCGCTACCTGGCCTCTGAGTCGAGCTTTTACCGCGTACTGAATGACGAGGACCAGCAGCACCATCGCGGTCGTGCCCGCAAGCCTGCAGCGGCCCGGCCGCC from Wenzhouxiangella sp. AB-CW3 includes:
- a CDS encoding IS3 family transposase (programmed frameshift) produces the protein MTVKYSEERRKSVLAKLCPPHNRTVREVAAEEGISEPTVYLWRKQARERGELYPDAGSDAQGWSARDKFAAVIETASMNESERSEYCRKRGLYPEQLAAWRRACEQANDWAEERTASQVKADREQRRKMRELERDLARKEKALAETAALLTLSKKARANLGGRRGRMISTPDRQKAVELIDEARTAGARLRPACQVLGITARTYQRWTADGGVRADKRPEAVRPLPSHALKPEERQAIVTVCNEPEHASMPPGQIVPKLADEGRYLASESSFYRVLNDEDQQHHRGRARKPAAARPPATHCADAPNTVWCWDITWLPADIRGRFFFLYLIMDLFSRKIVGWEVHDSESAVLSSELVQQTVWREGCVDQPLVLHGDNGSPIKGQTVQVMLGKLGITASFSRPRVSDDNAFVESLFRTCKYVPDFPKTGFASLEAAREWVARFVEWYNHQHKHRGINYVTPHQRHTGQDIEILAKRHAVYQAARDKHPQRWSGDTRNWSPAGAVWLNPEKEKQPESQAA